In Bacillus sp. SB49, a single window of DNA contains:
- the thrC gene encoding threonine synthase, translating into MWKGLIEQYGEFLPVTDKTPALTLYEGNTPLIPIPTISQDLGIEGYVKFEGLNPTGSFKDRGMVMAMAKAIEEGSEAVICASTGNTSAAAAAFAARAGLRCIVVIPDGKIAEGKLAQAVMYGAEIFAIKGNFDDALRMVRKIAETEPVTLVNSVNPYRIEGQKTAAFEICDVLGGAPDILSIPVGNAGNITAYWKGFKEYNETKQTGLPKMMGFEASGSAAIVRNQVIDNPETLATAIRIGNPASWDKAIEARDESNGLIDEVTDEEIIEAYQLLAEKEGVFAEPASCASIAGMIKKVKDGTIPQGSKIVHVLTGNGLKDPTTAIQHSPVKPTLIENDYEVFASAVTGVQS; encoded by the coding sequence ATGTGGAAAGGATTAATTGAACAATACGGAGAGTTTCTTCCCGTTACAGATAAGACACCGGCATTGACGTTGTATGAAGGAAACACACCGCTGATTCCGATTCCAACGATTTCTCAGGATCTCGGCATCGAAGGCTATGTGAAATTCGAAGGGTTGAACCCGACCGGATCGTTCAAGGACCGCGGCATGGTGATGGCGATGGCAAAAGCGATCGAAGAAGGCTCCGAGGCGGTCATCTGTGCCTCGACCGGTAACACATCCGCAGCAGCTGCTGCCTTTGCGGCACGCGCCGGCCTCCGCTGCATCGTCGTTATCCCGGACGGGAAAATCGCCGAAGGTAAACTGGCCCAGGCCGTTATGTACGGAGCAGAGATTTTTGCTATCAAAGGAAACTTCGACGACGCCCTTCGCATGGTACGTAAAATCGCAGAAACAGAACCGGTGACGCTTGTAAACTCGGTCAACCCATACCGGATCGAAGGCCAGAAGACAGCCGCTTTCGAAATCTGTGACGTCCTCGGCGGTGCTCCGGATATTCTGAGCATCCCTGTCGGCAACGCCGGTAACATTACGGCCTACTGGAAAGGTTTCAAGGAATATAACGAAACGAAACAGACCGGCCTTCCTAAAATGATGGGCTTTGAAGCGAGCGGTTCTGCCGCCATCGTCCGCAACCAGGTCATCGACAATCCGGAGACGCTTGCGACAGCCATCCGGATCGGAAACCCGGCAAGTTGGGACAAAGCGATTGAGGCGCGTGATGAATCGAACGGCCTGATCGATGAAGTGACGGATGAAGAAATCATCGAAGCGTATCAGCTGCTGGCCGAGAAGGAAGGCGTCTTCGCGGAGCCTGCCTCCTGTGCTTCCATCGCCGGCATGATCAAGAAAGTGAAAGACGGCACGATTCCGCAAGGCTCGAAAATCGTCCACGTCCTGACAGGAAACGGACTCAAGGA